A window of the Streptomyces albireticuli genome harbors these coding sequences:
- the rsmD gene encoding 16S rRNA (guanine(966)-N(2))-methyltransferase RsmD: protein MTRVIAGAAGGRRLAVPPGTGTRPTSDRAREGLFSTWESLYGPLEGARVLDLYGGSGAVGLEALSRGAAHALLVEADARAVRTIRDNVRAVGLPGAEVRAGKAEQVVAGPAPTHPYDVVFLDPPYVVEDAALREILLTLRTQGWLADDALVTVERSTRGGEFPWPDGFAALRARRYGEGTLWYGRAASTCTAETSPCAS from the coding sequence ATGACCCGCGTGATCGCCGGCGCCGCCGGCGGACGCCGCCTCGCCGTGCCGCCCGGCACGGGCACCCGCCCCACCTCCGACCGGGCGCGCGAGGGCCTGTTCTCCACCTGGGAGTCGCTGTACGGCCCCCTGGAGGGCGCGCGCGTCCTGGACCTCTACGGCGGGTCCGGCGCGGTCGGTCTGGAGGCGCTCTCGCGCGGCGCCGCGCACGCCCTGCTGGTGGAGGCCGACGCCCGCGCCGTCCGCACCATCCGGGACAACGTCCGCGCGGTCGGCCTGCCGGGCGCCGAGGTCCGGGCCGGAAAGGCCGAGCAGGTCGTCGCCGGACCCGCGCCCACCCACCCGTACGACGTGGTGTTCCTCGACCCGCCCTACGTGGTCGAGGACGCCGCGCTCCGCGAGATTCTCCTCACACTCCGCACCCAGGGCTGGCTTGCCGACGACGCGCTGGTCACCGTGGAGCGCAGCACCAGGGGCGGGGAATTCCCCTGGCCGGACGGGTTCGCCGCACTGAGGGCCCGTCGCTACGGCGAGGGAACGCTTTGGTACGGTCGCGCCGCCTCGACGTGCACCGCAGAGACATCGCCATGCGCGTCATGA
- the rpmF gene encoding 50S ribosomal protein L32 produces the protein MAVPKRKMSRSNTRHRRSQWKAAVPTLVACASCHEPKLQHIACPSCGTYNKRQVLEV, from the coding sequence GTGGCTGTTCCGAAGCGGAAGATGTCGCGCAGCAACACGCGCCACCGCCGGTCGCAGTGGAAGGCTGCGGTCCCCACCCTGGTGGCATGCGCTAGCTGCCACGAGCCGAAGCTCCAGCACATCGCGTGCCCGAGCTGCGGCACCTACAACAAGCGCCAGGTCCTCGAGGTCTGA
- the recG gene encoding ATP-dependent DNA helicase RecG, with the protein MDGVPALQEPLKKILGGNTAKVMAEHLDLHTVGDLLHHYPRRYAERGELTRLADLPLDEHVTVVAQVAKAAMKTFNHGKGVRLEVVVTDGSGSLTLVFFGRGAYAREKELIPGRRGMFAGKVSVFNRTRQLLHPDYELLDKDGTSAGAVESFAGRLLPIYPACKQFQSWKLTKAVDTLLDLFEAEHWENIVDPLPAALRDGRGLAELADAFRKVHRPGSKADIEDARARLKWDEAFVLQVALARRRHADGQLPAVARKPVADGLLTAFDAKLPFTLTDGQRKVSAEIFDDLATEHPMHRLLQGEVGSGKTMVALRAMLGVVDAGGQAAMLAPTEVLAQQHHRSITEMMGELAEGGMLGGAERGTKVVLLTGSMGAAARRAALLDLITGEAGIVIGTHALIEDKVRFHDLGLVVVDEQHRFGVEQRDALRSKGKQPPHLLVMTATPIPRTVAMTVFGDLETSVLDQLPAGRSPIATHVVPAKDKPHFLARAWERVREEVAGGHQAYVVCPRIGDEEDTPKKKSAEDDAEKRPPLAVLDIAAQLAKGPLGGLRVEVLHGRMQPDAKDDVMRRFAAGEADVLVATTVIEVGVNVPNATAMVIMDADRFGVSQLHQLRGRVGRGSAPGLCLLVSEMPEASPARARLTAVAGTLDGFELSRIDLEQRREGDVLGQAQSGVRSSLRMLTVIDDEEVIAAAREEATAVVAADPELTALPDLRTALDALLDKDREQYLEKG; encoded by the coding sequence ATGGACGGCGTGCCCGCGCTGCAAGAACCCCTGAAGAAGATCCTCGGCGGCAACACCGCGAAGGTGATGGCCGAGCACCTCGACCTGCACACCGTCGGCGATCTGCTGCACCACTACCCGCGCCGGTACGCCGAGCGCGGCGAGCTCACCCGCCTCGCCGACCTGCCGCTCGACGAGCACGTCACGGTCGTCGCGCAGGTCGCCAAGGCCGCCATGAAGACCTTCAACCACGGCAAGGGCGTCCGCCTCGAAGTGGTCGTCACCGACGGCAGCGGCTCGCTGACCCTGGTCTTCTTCGGCCGGGGCGCCTACGCGCGGGAGAAGGAGCTGATTCCCGGCCGTCGCGGCATGTTCGCGGGCAAGGTCTCCGTCTTCAACCGGACCCGGCAGCTCCTCCACCCCGACTACGAGCTGCTCGACAAGGACGGCACCTCCGCCGGAGCCGTGGAGTCCTTCGCCGGGCGGCTGCTGCCCATCTACCCCGCGTGCAAGCAGTTCCAGTCCTGGAAGCTCACCAAGGCCGTGGACACCCTGCTCGACCTCTTCGAGGCCGAGCACTGGGAGAACATCGTCGACCCGCTGCCCGCCGCGCTGCGCGACGGCCGGGGCCTGGCCGAGCTCGCCGACGCCTTCCGCAAGGTCCACCGGCCGGGCTCGAAGGCCGACATCGAGGACGCCCGGGCCCGGCTGAAGTGGGACGAGGCGTTCGTCCTCCAGGTCGCCCTCGCCCGCCGCCGGCACGCCGACGGCCAGCTCCCGGCCGTCGCCCGCAAGCCCGTCGCGGACGGCCTCCTCACCGCCTTCGACGCCAAGCTGCCCTTCACCCTCACCGACGGCCAGCGCAAGGTCTCCGCCGAGATCTTCGACGACCTGGCCACCGAGCACCCCATGCACCGCCTCCTCCAGGGCGAGGTCGGCTCGGGCAAGACCATGGTCGCCCTGCGCGCCATGCTCGGCGTCGTGGACGCCGGCGGCCAGGCCGCGATGCTCGCGCCCACCGAGGTGCTCGCCCAGCAGCACCACCGGTCGATCACCGAGATGATGGGCGAGCTCGCCGAGGGCGGCATGCTCGGCGGGGCCGAGCGCGGCACCAAGGTGGTGCTGCTGACCGGCTCCATGGGCGCCGCCGCCCGCCGGGCCGCGCTGCTCGACCTGATCACGGGCGAGGCGGGCATCGTCATCGGCACCCACGCCCTGATCGAGGACAAGGTGCGCTTCCACGACCTCGGCCTGGTCGTGGTGGACGAGCAGCACCGCTTCGGCGTCGAGCAGCGCGACGCCCTCCGCTCGAAGGGCAAACAGCCCCCGCACCTGCTGGTGATGACCGCGACCCCCATCCCGCGGACCGTCGCCATGACCGTCTTCGGCGACCTGGAGACCTCCGTCCTCGACCAGCTCCCGGCCGGCCGCTCGCCCATCGCCACCCACGTCGTGCCCGCCAAGGACAAGCCGCACTTCCTCGCCCGCGCCTGGGAGCGCGTCCGCGAGGAGGTCGCCGGCGGCCACCAGGCGTACGTGGTCTGCCCGCGCATCGGCGACGAGGAGGACACGCCGAAGAAGAAGTCCGCCGAGGACGACGCGGAGAAGCGCCCGCCCCTCGCCGTCCTCGACATCGCCGCGCAGCTCGCCAAGGGGCCGCTCGGCGGACTGCGCGTGGAGGTGCTGCACGGCAGGATGCAGCCCGACGCCAAGGACGACGTCATGCGCCGCTTCGCCGCCGGGGAGGCCGACGTCCTGGTCGCCACCACCGTCATCGAGGTGGGCGTCAACGTCCCCAACGCCACCGCCATGGTGATCATGGACGCCGACCGGTTCGGCGTCTCCCAGCTGCACCAGCTGCGCGGCCGCGTCGGCCGTGGCTCCGCCCCCGGCCTGTGCCTGCTGGTCAGCGAGATGCCCGAGGCGTCCCCGGCGCGCGCCCGGCTCACCGCCGTCGCCGGCACCCTGGACGGCTTCGAGCTCTCCCGCATCGACCTGGAGCAGCGCCGCGAGGGCGATGTCCTCGGCCAGGCCCAGTCCGGCGTCCGGTCCTCCCTGCGGATGCTCACCGTCATCGACGACGAGGAGGTCATCGCGGCAGCCCGCGAGGAGGCCACCGCCGTGGTCGCCGCCGACCCCGAGCTCACCGCCCTGCCCGACCTGCGCACCGCCCTGGACGCCCTGCTCGACAAGGACCGCGAGCAGTATCTGGAGAAGGGCTGA
- a CDS encoding YceD family protein, giving the protein MFDTRELGRRPGALKRVARSVPAPADLGIEVIGIAEGATVELDLRLESVMEGVLVTGTARAPLTGECVRCLEPLERELDADFQEMYSYPDADARSRLAATDDDAEEDEEDTLFLEDDMIDLEPVLRDAVVLSLPLQPVCQEDCPGLCSECGARLADDPDHHHESVDIRWAALKGLAGSPQDGEMDNAPRSDGDDSQEK; this is encoded by the coding sequence GTGTTCGACACGCGTGAGCTGGGCCGGCGTCCCGGCGCGCTGAAGAGGGTCGCCCGCTCCGTCCCGGCCCCCGCGGACCTCGGCATCGAGGTCATCGGGATCGCCGAGGGCGCGACGGTGGAGCTCGACCTCCGACTGGAGTCGGTCATGGAAGGGGTGCTTGTCACAGGCACCGCCCGTGCGCCGCTGACAGGGGAGTGCGTAAGGTGTCTGGAGCCGCTGGAGCGAGAGCTCGACGCGGACTTCCAGGAGATGTACTCCTACCCCGACGCCGACGCCCGGAGCCGCCTCGCGGCCACGGACGACGACGCCGAGGAAGACGAGGAGGACACGCTCTTCCTCGAGGACGACATGATCGACCTCGAACCCGTGCTGCGGGATGCGGTGGTGCTCTCACTGCCGCTGCAGCCGGTGTGCCAGGAAGACTGCCCCGGCCTGTGCTCCGAGTGCGGAGCGCGGCTGGCGGACGACCCGGACCACCACCATGAGTCCGTCGACATCCGTTGGGCGGCACTGAAGGGACTCGCCGGTTCACCCCAGGACGGCGAGATGGACAACGCACCCCGTTCCGACGGGGATGACTCACAGGAGAAGTAG
- the rnc gene encoding ribonuclease III: MSDATRSSRTRGNEPEPKAPTDTASSHTLLEGRLGYRLETALLVRALTHRSYAYENGGLPTNERLEFLGDSVLGLVVTDTLYRIHPDLPEGQLAKLRAAVVNSRALAEVGRGLELGSFIRLGRGEEGTGGRDKASILADTLEAVIGAVYLDQGLEAAGELVHRLFDPLIEKSSNLGAGLDWKTSLQELTATEGLGVPEYLVSETGPDHEKTFTAAARVGGVAYGTGTGRSKKEAEQQAAEAAWRAIHEAAEARAAEAKAEAEADATS, translated from the coding sequence ATGTCAGACGCCACCAGGTCGTCCCGCACTCGCGGGAACGAACCGGAACCGAAGGCGCCGACGGACACGGCCTCGTCTCACACGCTTCTGGAAGGGCGGCTCGGGTACAGACTCGAGACCGCCCTTCTGGTGCGTGCGCTGACTCACCGTTCCTACGCGTACGAGAACGGCGGGCTGCCCACCAACGAACGACTGGAGTTCCTCGGGGACTCCGTGCTCGGTCTGGTGGTCACGGACACGCTCTACCGCATCCACCCCGACCTCCCCGAGGGCCAGCTCGCCAAGCTGCGCGCCGCGGTGGTCAACTCCCGTGCGCTGGCCGAGGTCGGCCGCGGACTGGAGCTGGGCTCCTTCATCCGGCTCGGCCGCGGTGAAGAGGGCACGGGGGGTCGCGACAAGGCGTCCATCCTCGCCGACACCCTGGAAGCGGTGATCGGGGCGGTCTATCTGGACCAGGGCCTCGAAGCCGCCGGCGAGCTCGTGCACCGGCTCTTCGATCCGCTGATCGAGAAGTCCTCGAACCTCGGCGCCGGCCTGGACTGGAAGACCAGCCTCCAGGAACTGACCGCCACCGAGGGGTTGGGCGTCCCGGAGTACCTCGTCTCCGAGACCGGTCCCGACCACGAGAAGACCTTCACGGCTGCTGCCCGCGTCGGTGGTGTCGCGTACGGCACCGGCACCGGCCGCAGCAAGAAGGAAGCGGAGCAGCAGGCGGCGGAAGCCGCCTGGCGCGCCATCCACGAGGCGGCGGAGGCCCGTGCGGCCGAGGCCAAGGCAGAGGCCGAGGCCGACGCCACTTCGTGA
- a CDS encoding CAP domain-containing protein, producing the protein MAMGVVAVASGFFSGGDALQLGSGPSGGGQVRTEDPPALETGAEPPVAPAPGRGRLPVGHGAERPHGRTAPVARFDTPAPADSGTPSAQRPAADPSSPAPADEAHGPPSPVTATPAVAYNTGSAGARPSEPAADTLRAGPVAQILALVNEERAKAGLTPLVASHRLSVLAQSFSDDMARRGFFSHTDPDGRTPWDRAAKRGIGNLGGENIARGHPDARAVMEAWMRSTGHRANILNRAYRTLGIGVNLNGANGPWWTQDFGY; encoded by the coding sequence ATGGCGATGGGCGTGGTCGCCGTCGCCTCCGGCTTCTTCTCCGGCGGTGACGCCCTCCAGCTCGGCAGCGGCCCCAGCGGCGGCGGGCAGGTGCGGACCGAGGACCCGCCCGCGCTGGAGACCGGGGCCGAACCACCCGTCGCCCCCGCTCCCGGGCGCGGCCGGCTCCCGGTGGGCCACGGCGCGGAGCGCCCGCACGGCCGCACCGCCCCCGTCGCCCGGTTCGACACCCCCGCCCCGGCCGACTCCGGGACACCCTCGGCACAGCGGCCCGCAGCCGACCCCTCTTCCCCCGCTCCCGCGGACGAGGCGCACGGCCCCCCGAGCCCCGTCACCGCCACCCCGGCCGTCGCGTACAACACCGGCTCCGCGGGCGCCCGGCCCTCGGAACCCGCGGCCGACACCCTCCGGGCGGGCCCGGTGGCCCAGATCCTGGCCCTGGTCAACGAGGAGCGGGCCAAGGCGGGTCTCACACCCCTGGTCGCCAGCCACCGGCTCAGCGTGCTCGCCCAGTCCTTCAGCGACGACATGGCCCGGCGCGGCTTCTTCTCCCACACCGACCCGGACGGCCGGACGCCCTGGGACCGCGCCGCCAAGCGCGGCATCGGCAATCTCGGCGGCGAGAACATCGCCCGCGGCCACCCGGACGCCCGCGCCGTGATGGAGGCCTGGATGCGCAGCACCGGCCACCGCGCCAACATCCTCAACCGCGCGTACCGCACCCTCGGGATCGGGGTGAACCTCAACGGCGCGAACGGCCCCTGGTGGACCCAGGACTTCGGCTACTGA
- the coaD gene encoding pantetheine-phosphate adenylyltransferase, whose protein sequence is MNGPESEEPLLRRAVCPGSFDPVTNGHLDIIARASRLYDVVHVAVMINKSKQGLFTVDERIDLLRQVTAEYGNVQVESFHGLLVDFCKQRDIPAIVKGLRAVSDFDYELQMAQMNNGLSGVETLFVPTNPTYSFLSSSLVKEVAAWGGDVSHLVPPLVLEALTERLGDR, encoded by the coding sequence ATGAATGGACCGGAGAGCGAGGAACCACTGTTGCGCCGCGCCGTCTGTCCGGGGTCTTTCGACCCCGTCACCAATGGACACCTCGACATCATCGCCCGCGCTTCCAGGCTGTACGACGTCGTGCACGTCGCGGTGATGATCAATAAGTCGAAGCAGGGACTGTTCACCGTCGACGAGCGGATAGACCTGCTCCGCCAGGTCACCGCGGAGTACGGCAACGTGCAGGTGGAGTCCTTCCACGGCCTGCTCGTCGACTTCTGCAAGCAGCGCGACATCCCCGCGATCGTCAAGGGGCTGCGGGCCGTCAGCGACTTCGACTACGAACTCCAGATGGCCCAGATGAACAACGGCCTCTCGGGCGTCGAGACCCTGTTCGTCCCCACCAACCCCACCTACAGCTTCCTCTCCTCCAGCCTGGTCAAGGAGGTCGCGGCCTGGGGCGGGGACGTCTCCCACCTGGTGCCGCCGCTGGTGCTGGAGGCGCTCACCGAACGGCTCGGCGACCGCTGA
- a CDS encoding cell division initiation protein — translation MDVQKKLDEIVATVSGARSMPMSASCVVNRSELLALLAEVRSALPDSLARAEELIDGRERLVADAREEAERIIESARAHRGSLISDTEVARQSQDEADRILAAARREAEEIRAEADDYVDSKLANFEVVLTKTLGSIDRGREKLLGRAGPGTADPDGTLDDVPEPSSDPRVQKERVDAYADARLGAVAAVLAGTLEAVGKGRQKLLGARPADELGAHMAAQEQLPAGHRTSDADFLAELAAPQRTAARTAPAAQTGHAAPAGPAEPEVVSVTSLPARPPAQPDYTGHGGYADPYAAAYQPDPYVYPSYAPQADPYAPQGGYTQHDPYAWPAQAATDGYGAQGGYVPEPRHQESQQPQAAHESHQSHQAHRPQLDETSLFDTSMIDLDQLRRYEQGL, via the coding sequence GTGGACGTGCAGAAGAAGCTCGACGAGATCGTGGCGACCGTCTCCGGAGCCCGGTCCATGCCCATGTCGGCCTCCTGCGTGGTCAACCGCTCCGAGCTGCTCGCCCTGCTGGCCGAGGTCCGCTCCGCGCTGCCCGACTCCCTGGCCCGGGCCGAGGAACTCATCGACGGCCGGGAGCGGCTCGTCGCCGACGCCCGCGAGGAGGCGGAGCGGATCATCGAGTCCGCCCGCGCCCACCGCGGGTCGCTGATCTCCGACACCGAGGTCGCCCGGCAGTCCCAGGACGAGGCCGACCGCATCCTCGCGGCCGCCCGCCGCGAGGCCGAGGAGATCCGCGCCGAGGCCGACGACTACGTCGACAGCAAGCTCGCCAACTTCGAGGTCGTCCTCACCAAGACCCTGGGCTCGATCGACCGGGGCCGCGAGAAGCTCCTGGGCCGCGCCGGACCGGGCACCGCCGACCCCGACGGCACGCTCGACGACGTCCCGGAGCCCAGCTCCGACCCGCGCGTCCAGAAGGAGCGCGTCGACGCCTACGCCGACGCCCGGCTCGGCGCCGTCGCGGCCGTCCTCGCCGGCACCCTCGAAGCCGTGGGCAAGGGCCGCCAGAAGCTGCTCGGCGCCCGCCCGGCCGACGAGCTGGGAGCCCACATGGCCGCCCAGGAGCAGCTCCCCGCGGGCCACCGCACCAGTGACGCCGACTTCCTCGCCGAGCTGGCCGCGCCCCAGCGGACCGCCGCGCGGACCGCACCGGCCGCGCAGACCGGGCACGCCGCCCCGGCGGGCCCCGCCGAGCCGGAGGTGGTCTCGGTGACGTCGCTGCCCGCCCGGCCGCCCGCCCAGCCCGACTACACCGGCCACGGCGGCTACGCCGACCCCTATGCCGCGGCCTACCAGCCGGACCCGTACGTCTACCCGTCGTACGCCCCGCAGGCCGACCCGTACGCCCCGCAGGGCGGCTACACCCAGCACGACCCCTACGCCTGGCCCGCGCAGGCCGCCACGGACGGCTACGGGGCGCAGGGCGGCTATGTGCCGGAGCCCCGGCATCAGGAGTCGCAGCAGCCGCAGGCAGCCCATGAGTCCCACCAGTCTCATCAGGCCCACCGGCCTCAGCTCGACGAGACCAGCCTCTTCGACACGAGCATGATCGACCTCGATCAGCTGCGCCGGTACGAACAGGGGCTCTGA
- a CDS encoding acylphosphatase, with the protein MNEDVRLTVWVRGHVQGVGFRWFTRENALRIGGLAGFASNLADGRVQVVAEGGRLSCEQLLDWLRDGDTPGRVDGVTELWGTPRGGYDGFEIR; encoded by the coding sequence ATGAACGAAGATGTCCGTCTGACGGTCTGGGTCCGTGGTCATGTGCAGGGTGTCGGCTTCCGCTGGTTCACCCGCGAGAACGCTTTGCGTATCGGAGGGCTCGCCGGCTTCGCCTCGAATCTCGCCGACGGACGGGTGCAGGTCGTCGCGGAGGGCGGTCGCCTGAGCTGCGAACAATTGCTCGATTGGCTGCGTGACGGTGACACGCCCGGCCGCGTGGACGGCGTCACCGAGCTCTGGGGTACGCCACGCGGGGGTTATGACGGTTTCGAGATTCGTTGA
- the mutM gene encoding bifunctional DNA-formamidopyrimidine glycosylase/DNA-(apurinic or apyrimidinic site) lyase produces MPELPEVEVVRRGLERWICGRTVAEVEVLHPRAIRRHLAGPDDFAAQLTGRRLGVAHRRGKYLWLPLEAEPAEGPAEGPTTPDRSVLAHLGMSGQLLVQPHDAPSEKHLRIRVRFADATPTELRFVDQRTFGGLSLHDTVTGDPEGLPDVIAHIARDPLDPGFDEAAFHAALRRRRTTVKRALLDQSLISGVGNIYADEALWRSRLHYDRPTATLTRPRSAELLTHIREVMNEALAVGGTSFDSLYVNVNGESGYFDRSLDAYGREDEPCRRCGTAMRRRPWMNRSSYFCPRCQRPPRPA; encoded by the coding sequence GTGCCCGAACTGCCCGAGGTCGAGGTCGTCCGGCGCGGCCTGGAGCGATGGATCTGCGGGCGCACGGTCGCGGAGGTGGAGGTCCTGCACCCCCGCGCGATCCGCCGGCACCTCGCGGGCCCCGACGACTTCGCCGCCCAGCTGACCGGCCGCCGCCTCGGCGTGGCTCACCGGCGCGGCAAATACCTCTGGCTGCCCCTGGAGGCCGAACCGGCCGAGGGCCCGGCCGAAGGCCCCACCACTCCGGACCGGTCCGTCCTCGCGCACCTGGGCATGAGCGGCCAGCTCCTCGTCCAGCCGCACGACGCCCCCTCCGAGAAGCACCTGCGCATCCGCGTCCGCTTCGCCGACGCCACCCCCACGGAGCTGCGCTTCGTGGACCAGCGCACCTTCGGCGGCCTGTCGCTGCACGACACCGTGACCGGCGACCCCGAAGGCCTCCCCGACGTGATCGCGCACATCGCGCGCGACCCCCTGGACCCCGGCTTCGACGAGGCCGCCTTCCACGCCGCCCTGCGCCGGCGCCGCACGACCGTCAAGCGGGCCCTGCTCGACCAGTCGCTGATCAGCGGCGTCGGCAACATCTACGCCGACGAGGCGCTGTGGCGCTCCCGGCTGCACTACGACCGCCCGACGGCCACCCTGACCCGCCCGCGCAGCGCCGAGCTCCTCACGCACATCCGCGAGGTCATGAACGAGGCCCTGGCAGTCGGCGGCACCAGCTTCGACAGCCTCTACGTCAACGTGAACGGCGAGTCGGGCTACTTCGACCGGTCCCTGGACGCGTACGGGCGCGAGGACGAGCCGTGCCGCCGCTGCGGCACGGCCATGCGCCGGCGGCCCTGGATGAACCGGTCCAGCTACTTCTGCCCGCGCTGCCAGCGCCCGCCGCGCCCGGCCTGA